TTGTTGCCGACAAAGCTCTTGAAGAACTTTTTGACGCATTCCCCAAAAATTCTGATTTCAAAAATGTTTTATTGAAAGTAAGCGCTCTTAATGCGCTATATAGTACGAGTGTCTATGCTATATTCAAAATGGCTGAGCACATTCACAGTCTTAAAAAAATAGACCAATCTCTCAAAAATGGAGATATAAAGATTGTGGACAAAATTGCTAAGGTGGACTTCGCAGATAGAATATTTTACTCATTTGCCACGAAGTATTCTCATTGGCACAATCCCGAAGAATACCCCATCTATGACCAGTTTGTTGATAAGGTTTTATGGGGATATCAGCAACAAAACAAGTTTTCAGATTTTAGACGATCTGATTTGAAACAATTCCGGGAGTTCAAGAGAGTTTTGAATGAATTTCGAAAACATTATAAACTCTCTGGGAGTCTCAAAGAGATTGATAAATTTCTGTGGATATATGGAAAAGAATTATTTGATATCAAGCCTAAAAATAAGAAGCGCTCGAAGAGCGTCAAGCTGGTTAAAATAAAATAGTTAAAAATAACCTTACTGGGCTTGACCGACCACGGTTCTTGCTCGAGTCGTCCAGTATCAATTTATCTCCCTCTTAAAGAAGACGCGGGCACAAAAGTAAGTGCCTTGCCTTTTTTTGTCGCCCGGCCAGTGCGGCCGATGCGGTGCACATAATCCTCAAATGTACTCGGGAGATCGTAATTGATAACATGCGTTACATCTTCAACATGGATGCCACGCGCGGCGACATCAGTCGCAACCAGCACTTGCACCTGCCCGCTCTTAAACCGCGCAAGAGCCCGCTGGCGTCCATTATGGTTTTTGTTGCCATGAATTGATTCGGCGCGCATCCCTCGTGCAAGCAACTGTCGCGCCAGCTTTTCTACGCTGTGCTTCATCACGCCAAACACTAGTACACGCCTGAATTCGGAGTCAGCAAGTAATGCGATGAGTGTTTCAAATTTTGTCTCATTGGTATATGGAACCACATCCTGCTCAATAGTGTTTGCAACATCTTTTTTCTTTACTGATATCAACACCGGATTGCGGAGAAAATCATGCACAAGCTCTTTTGCCTCTTTCGTCATTGTCGCAGAAAACAACAGTGTCTCTCTCTCTTTTGGAACCAACGAAAGAATTGCTCTCATGTCGCGGATAAAGCCCATGTCAAGCATGCGGTCTGCTTCATCAAGAACAACCGTTGTAATTGCGCGAGGCGCAAGGTGCTTGTTCTTCAAAAGATCAAGGATGCGCCCCGGAGTGCCAATGATAAACTGATTCTGATGACGGAGTGCTTTGATTTGCGGGCGGATGCTCATTCCCCCCACACAGACAACCGAAAACATCCGGAGTCCCTTTGATAAAGTTTGTAGTTCTCCAGATATTTGCAAAGCAAGCTCGCGTGTAGGCGCAAGAATAAGCGTCTGTCGGATCGGGTGCCTAAGCGTATGCTGGATAAGCGGAAGAAGAAACGCGGCGGTCTTGCCCGTGCCGGTTTCTGCGATACCGATAACATCGCGTCCTTGGAGTATCTCGGGTATGATTTGATCCTGAATAGGCGTTGGAACTTTTAAGCCAACCGCAGCAACAGTACGCACAAGCCGGGCATCCAAACCAAATGTATCAAAAGTATGCTTTGATACATATTGCTCTTCAGCCGCGCTTACGGGATGCGTGTTGATAAATGCGGACGGATCAAATATCGGAATCTTTCTCCCTCCTTGGCGCTGTCTGCCGTACTGCATGCTACCACCATGCCGCTGGGAAGGACGGCCACGATAAAATTTCCCGCGTCTCTGCGATCTTGTATGAGAAAACGAGCCTCGGCGGCCATGCGTTGCGCCGCTCCGGCTACGCCGATGTGATGATGTATTCATTGTTTGTGTTTACGGAACGATTAACCGTCCCGGGGCTGTGCAGGTAATAATTCAAACGCTCTATGAGCTGTTTGCTGCTTTGGAGCCCCACACGAGTATCAAAAGCGTACAGGCATGATAGCATGCATGCACACATAAGTCAATGGTTGTACGCCCCTCCCCGCAAAAGACACGCGCTGTATATTGTTTTAGGTGACGCGTATTGATAGTTATAGAATTTTTGGCTGGATAATCCGTAGGTTTCCGTCTATAATAGGCGCAGACAAAAACATAAACGAGACCAACCATGACACACAAAAAATTATACAAAAGTGAGGAAAACAAAGTATTTGCAGGCATCATTGGCGGACTGGGAGAATACTTTGATATAGACCCCGTGATACTGCGTGTCATCTGGGTGCTTGCCGTTATCTTTACCGGGATTTTCCCGGGAATATTTGCCTATATCATTTTTCTCTTTATTGTCCCCCCGAAACACCACACACAGCCATGAATACAAAAACAACAACGCTATTATGTTTTGCCATCATAGGAGTCGCGGTTATTACGGGGGCCTTTGCCTACCCTTATCTCCCTGCGGAAGTGGCATCCCATTGGAATGCACGGGGGGTTGCTGACGATTACATGCCGAAGTTTTGGGGGATATTTTTAATGCCTATCGTGATGTTTGTATTACTTGCCGTGTACCGCATCGTCCCCGCAATTGACCCTTTGCGAAAGAATATAGAATCGTTCCGGAGCTACTACAATCTTTTCTGGCTTGTATTATTCCTGTTCTTTTTTGCAATCTTTCTGCTCATCGTTATCTGGAACTTGGGCTACATGTTCTCGTTTACCCTCTTTATTATCCCGCCCATTGCCGCACTCTTTTACGCGATAGGTGCGGTGCTTGAACACACAAAGCGGAACTGGTTTATGGGCATCCGCACGCCTTGGACATTGTCGGATGACACGGTATGGGAAAAAACGCACAAGCTTGCGGGACGCCTTTTTAAGATAGGAGGATTGTTTGCGCTTACGGGGCTTATAATCCGCGACAGCGCATTTGCGCTCGGCGCGATTATTGTTCCGGCGATGGCAATAGCGCTTATAAGCGTTGTCTACTCGTATATCGTATACCGCCAAAAACACTAAACAAGCTGGCTCTTAGGACAACGATAAACGGCTCACACCCCCGTGTGAGCCGTTTATGTTTTGCGTTTTTTTATGTGTTTGAATATCTCTATCTGGCGCAACCGTTTTTCTGCCTCTTTTTTGGTCTTATACCGCCCAAACACTCTCCCCGTTCTCTCCGAAAGCACGACATATTCGCCTTTCTCTTTTTTTATCATGGGCTAAATATTCAAGTGTTTGCGGATTGCAATGATGCTTGAAAGCGCGCCGAGCACAATACCCACACCCAAAAGCAACAAGAATATCTGAAAGAAGTTCGCAATAAAGTAATTAAACAAATTCGGCCCGCCGAAGAATCCTTCCGCTTTCGGACCAAGCCAGAATGTTATCGGATAGAAAAATATCGTGGTAATTATCGCCGACACCACACCATACAGCATCCCGACAATAATAAACGGCCCGCGGATATAATTATTTTCAGCGCCAACCAAACGCATAATGTGTATCTCTTCGCGCGAAGTAAATATCGCCATACGGATAGTATTAAACGCCACCAGCAACACAACGCCCGCAAGAACCAATGTCGCTCCCCATCCCGCAGCACGCGCACTCGTAAGAATATTTGAAAGCCGTTCAATAACGAGCTTATTTTGGAAATAGTTTATTTTATCGATGATTCCCGAATACGATGATGCATTCAAAAATTTCGCAACGCTTTCGTATTGCTCGGGATTTTGCGCCTGAATGTTCAAACTTGCGCCTAACGGATTCTCCCCCAACTCCTCAAGCGACTGGGTAATGAGCGCGTTGTTCGTATGGCGCGCCTTAAAGTTCTCAAGAGCTTGCGCGCGTGACACATATTCTACTGCTTCTACCTGCGGAAAATTATTCAGCTCGTCCTGAAGCGCTAGAATGTCGCTTTCAGACGCGTCCACCGTAAAATATACGCTGATATCTACCTTTTTCTCTATACGATCAATAGACGAGCTTAAAAGAACGGACGAAAACAATAACGAGCCGGTAACAAAAAGCATAAGCACCATAACCATGACCGTCGCAAGCGTTATCCACCGGTTGCGCCAAAAATTGATTACTCCTATTTTTAGAATTCGTTTTGCGTATGTGGTCGTTTTCATGTACTTATTGTTATAAAATATATTTTCCCTTTTTTGCATCCCGGGTTATTCTCCCGCCTTCAAGCGTAATAACGCGCCGCTCAAGGGCGTTTACGATATCGCGGTTATGCGTCGCCATAATGACCGTCGTATCAAATGAATTTATCTTTTTGAGCAACTCAATAATCTCATGAGTATTCGTAGGATCCAAGTTGCCCGTCGGCTCGTCGGCAATAATGAGGTCGGGGCGGTTTACAATGGCACGCGCAATTGATACGCGCTGCTTTTCGCCTCCGGAAAGCTCATGCGGAAAATGATGCGCCTTATCGATAAGACCCACCAGCTCAAGCACCTGCGGAACATCTGTTTCGATATCCTCATCGGACGCGCCCGCTGCTTCCATTGCAAAAGCAACGTTTTCAAATGCGGTTTTTGACGGAAGTAATTTAAAATCCTGAAACACCGTGCCTATTTTTCTGCGAAAGACAGGGAGATCGGACCTCGATACGGAATGCACATCGATATCTTCAAAAAAGACCCGTCCCTCAGAAGGCATATCTTCGGCAAGCAACAACTTTAAAAGCGTAGACTTTCCGGCTCCGGATTGCCCTACAATAGACACAAACTCTCTCGGTTCTATACGAAACGAAACATCCTCAAGAGCGGTAGACGTCGGTGAGTACACTTTTGAGACATGGTCAAAAAAAATCATATGTATATGTTCTATTTTACACGAAATACATGAAAAATCTATATATTACTCTTTCTCATCCTTGTCCGCTTCTTTGCCTTCGATTTCAGCTTGGATAAACTCCGAAATATCACCATCTAAAACGTTTTCCACATCGCTTGTTTCTACTCCGGTCCGGTGGTCTTTGACCATCTTATACGGATGGAACACATATGAGCGGATCTGGTGGCCCCACTCCGCCTCTGCAGACTGCGCGGCACTCAATTCTTCAAGGGTCTTTTTCTCTTGCTCCTGCATGCGCTGGAATAATTTGGAACGCAATAATTCTATGGCGCGCTCCCGATTTGCCGATTGCGACCGGCCCGATTCCACATGCACCTGTATCCCCGTAGGGATATGCTTGGCACGCACCGCGGTTTCGCGTTTGTTTACATTTTGCCCACCGGGACCGCTCGAGCGCGCAAATGTGATTTCCATATCTTCGGGACGGATATTCACTTCGTCGGATATGATAAGTTCGGGGAGTACTTCAACCATAACAAACGAAGTGTGGCGTAATTTTTTTGCCGAAAACGGCGATATACGCACAAGCCTATGAACACCCGCCTCTCCTTTCAGGTGGCCGTACGCAAATTTTCCTTTTATTTCTATGGTCGCATTCTTTATGCCCTTCCCTTCGCCCGCATGCATATGCAGCGTAGACACACTCCACTTTTTTTTCTCCGCATATTTTTCAAACATATTCAGCAAAATAGCCGCCCAGTCTTCGGCGTCATCTCCCCCCGCTCCCGCATATACTGAAAGCACCGCATTCCCTTTGTCGTGCGGGCTGGAAA
The DNA window shown above is from Candidatus Niyogibacteria bacterium CG10_big_fil_rev_8_21_14_0_10_46_36 and carries:
- a CDS encoding PspC domain-containing protein, translating into MTHKKLYKSEENKVFAGIIGGLGEYFDIDPVILRVIWVLAVIFTGIFPGIFAYIIFLFIVPPKHHTQP
- the ftsE gene encoding cell division ATP-binding protein FtsE produces the protein MIFFDHVSKVYSPTSTALEDVSFRIEPREFVSIVGQSGAGKSTLLKLLLAEDMPSEGRVFFEDIDVHSVSRSDLPVFRRKIGTVFQDFKLLPSKTAFENVAFAMEAAGASDEDIETDVPQVLELVGLIDKAHHFPHELSGGEKQRVSIARAIVNRPDLIIADEPTGNLDPTNTHEIIELLKKINSFDTTVIMATHNRDIVNALERRVITLEGGRITRDAKKGKYIL
- a CDS encoding ATP-dependent RNA helicase RhlE (this helicase is not essential cell growth), with the translated sequence MNTSSHRRSRSGATHGRRGSFSHTRSQRRGKFYRGRPSQRHGGSMQYGRQRQGGRKIPIFDPSAFINTHPVSAAEEQYVSKHTFDTFGLDARLVRTVAAVGLKVPTPIQDQIIPEILQGRDVIGIAETGTGKTAAFLLPLIQHTLRHPIRQTLILAPTRELALQISGELQTLSKGLRMFSVVCVGGMSIRPQIKALRHQNQFIIGTPGRILDLLKNKHLAPRAITTVVLDEADRMLDMGFIRDMRAILSLVPKERETLLFSATMTKEAKELVHDFLRNPVLISVKKKDVANTIEQDVVPYTNETKFETLIALLADSEFRRVLVFGVMKHSVEKLARQLLARGMRAESIHGNKNHNGRQRALARFKSGQVQVLVATDVAARGIHVEDVTHVINYDLPSTFEDYVHRIGRTGRATKKGKALTFVPASSLRGR
- a CDS encoding peptide chain release factor 2, whose amino-acid sequence is MIASAVWRTVFDLAGSKNTLKELEQKTLTPGFWDDADTARSITMRISELKEDIHLWESLMGDAEALLELSGESKEDSEELEERFGELSRTFEAERRRLFFSSPHDKGNAVLSVYAGAGGDDAEDWAAILLNMFEKYAEKKKWSVSTLHMHAGEGKGIKNATIEIKGKFAYGHLKGEAGVHRLVRISPFSAKKLRHTSFVMVEVLPELIISDEVNIRPEDMEITFARSSGPGGQNVNKRETAVRAKHIPTGIQVHVESGRSQSANRERAIELLRSKLFQRMQEQEKKTLEELSAAQSAEAEWGHQIRSYVFHPYKMVKDHRTGVETSDVENVLDGDISEFIQAEIEGKEADKDEKE